The Candidatus Campbellbacteria bacterium genomic sequence AAATCGGTACGGGGGATCGTTCAGAGAAAATCCGCACGTACAATTTTCCGCAGGATCGTGTTACGGATCATCGCATCAAGGAAAGCTGGTCAAATATCCCTGGGATCCTCGCTGGCGACATTTCGCGTATTATTGAGGCTCTCGCAGCAGCCTCGGATAACCCTCAGAAAGAGGCTTGATTATAGTGTCCATCTCTGGTATTCTTTGACATGTTGCCCTACGGGGCTCTTTTCATCAACACAATTATGACCACAGGAACTGACATCCAAACAGTCGTTAAAGACCTTTTTGCAGCAGGGGCTCATTATGGGTACCCAAAGTCACGCCGACACCCAACAACAAAAAAGTACATTTTTGGCGTTAAAAATAACGTTGAAATTTTTGATTTAGAAAAAACAGCAGAAGCGCTCAACGAAGTATGTGATTTTGTTGAAAATCTTGCGGCAACAGGAAAGAAAGTTCTTTTTGTTGGTGGTAAGCGTGAAGCACAGTCAGCAATTCGTAGTGTGGCATCTGCCGCTGACGCGCCATTTGTCGCAGGACGATGGGTTGGAGGAACACTTTCTAATTTTGATATCATTCGAAAACGAGTTGAAAAGCTTTTGACACTTTCCGACGAACGAGAAAAAGGAACACTCACCAAGTACACAAAGAAGGAGCGATTGATGATTGATCGACAAATTAAGCGCCTCGATGAAATGTTTGGTGGTATTCGAACACTCACACAACTTCCAGGAGCTGTTGTGGTTGTTGACCCACGATTTGAAAAGATTGCTCGTGCAGAAGCGCTCATGCTCAAAATTCCTCTTATTGCGCTCGCAAACTCAGACTGTGACATTCGAGATATCAAATATGTTGTTCCATGTAACGACGCAAGTATTGCAACTATTACCCATGTTGTTGGTCGTATCGCAAAGGCATACAGCACAGGTACACAACGTGCTCCAAAAAAAGTTGTTACTCCTGAACGAAAACCTTTCACTGCAGAAGATCGTCCGCTCCGACGCCCAGTACGCGTTGCTCCTGCTCGCAAGTAATTCTTAATATTTTCTGAGTATATGTCAGACCGCATTGCGTCTAACCCTTGGTATGTGTACGGAGGTGCTTTTGGTGCACTCGTTTTTCTTGTATGCAGTGTACTTGTGTTTAAAGTGCCGTCAAAAGATTTTTTTGTGACTCGTGTAGGTGATATAAAAACATATACGGATACGAGATATGGATTTCGTTTTAGCTATCCTGCGTCGTTTGTACTTTTTCCGCCTGCGTCGTCTGAAAAAAGCTACACGGCCATAGAGAGGTGCTATACGAAATCCTCTAATGAAGAGTGTGAAGCGTTATTCGCAAAATTTTCTGAAAAAGATAACGATGTCTTTCAAGAAATAAATAAGGACGCAATACGAGAATATACGGAACAACAAAATGCCTTATTAGAAGATATCTCTGGTGCATCTGATTCAATATATATTCCCAGAAAAGATATTCGGGTTACACTCATAGGTCTTGATGAGTTTCGAACAAAGGACGAGATACCTGTTTTGTGCCAAAAAGCACAACCTGTCAGCCCGGATCTTCTCCCTGACGAAATATGTCGACTTGAATCGGCATCACGTGAACTAATGGAGCAGGAAAAGGATGCCATTTTAAATGGGCCTATTGGGTCGATTGTTCCACGTTTATATTTCGATGTCATGCCTGGGGGAATAGTCGTGGAAAGTAAGAATATTAGAGGAATACGTGGATTGTGGATTTCTACAAATACCGATTATTACAACAGCTCTTTCACCACGTATACTAAAGACGGAAGCCGCCTGAATATTACCTTAGAATTAGTAGGCCTTTCTGGTTCTGGAATCATCAGGTCCTCGTATACTCCAGAACAGCAACAGCAAGCAGAAAATGACCCACGAAACAAAGTGTTAGATGAGATTATTTCAAGTTTTGAATTTTTAGAGTAATATATATACATATGACAATCACCGTTGAAGACGTAAAACAATTACGCGACCGCACAGGTTTACCACTTAATCAATGTAAGGATGCGCTTGAAGGTGCAGGGGGAGATATTGAAAAAGCCCTTGAGTTACTCCGCGAAAAAGGAGCGATTATTGCAGCAAAAAAATCAGACCGCGCACTTGGTTCCGGTTCTATTCAGGCATACATTCACAATAATGGAAGTATCGGCGCACTTGCTGAGTTGCAGTGCGAAACAGATTTCGTAGCACGAAATCCTGAATTTCAAGCACTTGCAAAAGATTTTGCAATGCAGATTGCTGCTACGGACGATACTATTTTAGAGGCAGGAGCTGAAGAGATTTTGAAGCAACCGTTCTTTAAGAATCCAGATATGACACTGGGGGGTCTTATCGATGGTGCGGTTCAAAAATTCGGTGAACGAACGCAACTCGGTCGTTTCTGTAAGTACACGGTGTAGCGTCTGATGTCGAGGACATCCTCACTATGACAATACTCATACCTATATTTGCCAGCTCGCTCTTTCTTCTCGCACTCTTTTTTGCGTTTAAGGAATGGGAGATACGGCGTGATACCACAACGACACTTACGCGCTTTTTGCAGAAGCATTCTCCTGCTGCACGTGCATATTTTGTGCGTGGTGTTAGCCGCGTCATTGTTTTTCTTGTAGCTTTTCTCCGCAATGTTCGAGGTCTTGTGGTGTATGTGCTTCACCAGCTTCTGACGTGGGGACGTACGGCGGTGGTGGTGCTTGCAGCACACATGATTCGTGCTGCGCGCGGTGAAAAGCTTGTGGCACAAGGGAAGGTTTCGTCTGAATATTTTAAACACCTTCACGACCACAAGAAAAAAATACAAAAAATACAGGCTGGAAATTCTCAGGAAAATATTGTAGACTAGTGGTTCGTGCTTCCCGTTGGAGCATGTGCCGCCTTAGCTCAGTCGGTAGAGCAACACTTTTGTAAAGTGAAGGTCCCCAGTTCGAATCTGGGAGGCGGCTCCAAAATATGACGGTTTGTGGAGAGTCGAGGTGCAAAAGCGCGTCGACTCTTTTGTTAGTGAGGTACCAGCTCTCGTCTCCGAGGTGGCTCCAAAAAATAGAATCTAGATATTAGAGACTAGAGATTGGAAAATATTTAGTCATTCAACAAAGAAGCCCGTTCGACTGGTGTCGAACGGGCTGTTGTGGCGCGCTTCTACTGAGGACTAGAACCAGTAAAAGTCGTTTTTCCCAGCATTCTGGTAGTCGAGACCGTCGGCACCGTGGTGGGTCGTACGGCCACTGATGGTGCCGGTAAAGTTCACATCAGCCATCTTCAGAAGTTCTTCTTGTGACGCAAGGGGATAGCTTGTTGCAAGACGCTCAACAGCTAGGCGCGCCTCCGATGCTTCTGAAGCGGAAAGATGGCCACCGCTTTCCAATTCGTTGATACGAGAAGTGGCTTCGCTCATGTTGTGTTCCTCCTCTGGTTTGGTCAGTTCTGTTTGTATACTATACCCACCATTTTAAGTACGCAAATCTTTGTTACGAAGATGTTTTATTTTAGGTCAAATCAAAGGTATAATCAGCACATCATGGAACAAAAAGGATTTTACCACCCACTGACTGCCGCTATTCGTGATTTTGAACGTATCTTCCGTGGCATGGGTTTTTCTGTGGCTACAGGGCCAGAAATTGAAGACGAGTGGCACAACTTCACAGCACTCAATGTTCCCAAGGACCACCCGGCACGTGATATGCAGGACACATTCTGGCTTCCAGACGGACGCGTCATGCGTACGCACACATCTCCCGTGCAAGTACGCTATATGGAGACACACAAGCCACCTATTCGTATTATTGTGCCCGGAAAGGTATATCGTAACGAGGCGACTGACATGACGCATGAAGCGCAGTTCTATCAACTCGAAGGGCTGGTTGTTTCAGAAGATACAACACTCGCACACTTGAAAGGTGTACTTGAAACTTTTTTCAGAGAATTTTTTGGTGGTAGTGTTGAAGTTCGACTTCGTCCCAGCTTCTTTGGATTTACTGAACCGTCAGTTGAAGTTGATATGCGACTTACCGGCGAACATGTGTCTCCAAAACTTCGCGACCGTTGGATTGAAGTGATGGGAGCAGGTATGGTGCATCCAAATGTGCTCAATAATGCAGGTATTGATCCGAAACGTTACCAAGGGTTTGCTTTTGGTGGAGGTGTGGAGCGTCTCTGTATGCTCAAGTGGGGAATTGATGACGTGCGATTGTTCCACACCGGGGATTTACGCCTAACCATGCAGTTTCCTACAGAATAATATGAATCCCGTTAGAAATCACTCATGTATGTTCGTGCCCAATATTCAAAAAACGTCGATATATTATTCGTATACTCACGAAGGTGTGATAACAATGGAAACGCACCACGTTTCTAATTTCTAACGGGATGAAAGTTTCACGTGCATGGCTTCAAACATTTTTTGAAAAACCACTTCCCGAAGTGAGTGAGCTTGAACATGTTCTCACATTCGGTGCATTTGAAATTGAGGGAACAGAAAAAGTTGGAGAAGATACCGTGCTAGATGTGAAAGTGTTACCTAATCGTGCACACGATTGTTTGTGCCATCGGGGTATTGCAAAAGAATTCTCTGTTTTGTGCTCCATACCGTTATCGCACGATCCGCTGTCGGGTCCGGTTCCTTCGTTTGAAAAAAATGGAGTTCTACACGTTTCTGTTGAAAAAGAAAATGCGTGTCCTATATACCAAGCAGCTCTTGTGAAGGGTATTACCGTTGGCCCATCTCCGAAGTGGCTCTCAGAGCGACTCGAAACACTTGGTCAACGTTCAATAAACAATGTTGTTGATGCGACAAACTTTGTCATGCTCGAACTCGGACAACCACTCCATGCATTTGATGCACAAAAGTTGGGAGATGCGGATGGCGCAAAATCAATTCGTGTGCGTATGGCACGTGCGGGGGAGAGTATCACTGTTCTTGGGGGCACAACGTACGAACTAGATGAAACTATTCAACTCATTACTGATGCATCAGGAGATACACCACTCGCAATTGCGGGTATTAAAGGTGGAAGTCAGGCAGAAGTGGATACAACAACGGTAGACATTGTTTTGGAATCAGCGAAGTTTCATCCAACACTCACGCGCAAGGCGTCGCAAAAATTAAAATTGCGCACTGATGCGTCACATCGTTTCGAAAATGAGATTCCCGATGAATTACCACTGTACGCACTTCAAGCTCTTGTTGCGCTTATTGTCGATGTGGCAGGAGGGCGCGTTAGTGGATATGGAGGTTTTGAGAGGGCTCGTGCGGCACTTCCATACAAGATCGGCATTTCATCACGTGAGGCAAATAAACTTCTTGGAACAGCTCTGTCAGACACCGAGCTCTCACAGATTTTTGATCGGTTTTCATTCTCGTATACAAAAATAGAAAATCCACGAGAGGTGATTGTGCAAAAAGCTCGAAGTGTCATTGGTGCTCCGTATAAGCGTATGGCACGAATTCGATATGATACCCCAGAGAGTTTCAACTGCTCGTCCTTGACTGCATGGTGTGCTATTGAGGCGGGATTTTCACTTGGTGTTGCGCGTATTGCAATTGATCAATATGCGTATCTCGATGAAATTACTGAGAGTGAACTCCAGCCGGGCGATTTTGTATTTACTAACACAGAAGTGGTGCGTACTATTGACGGAGAAAATTATTCCACAGCCTTGGACAGAATGGTCAAAGACGAAGCAATACGGACACATACACTTGAATATGTCCCAGGAACTGACGTGGGGCACGGTGTTGATCATATGGGTATCTATGTCGGTGATGGAAAAGTTGTTCACGCGTCATCCGATCTCGGTGGAGTTGTTGAAGAAGACCTTGCAACAAGTGCTATTTTTGCAAAAGAAAAATGGTATCGCCGACTAGTGTCTGATACGACGCCAAGATTCTCGGTTACGGTGCCATTTGAGCGTATGGATATGCGTTTTAGCGCTGACGTGTGTGAAGAAATTGGACGAGTGTATGGCTACGAACATGTTCGCGCGCAAGACTTACCTACTGCGTCACACCGTGTTGAAGTAAATCCTATTTTCGTCGCTCAAGAAGTTGTACGTAAGGTTCTCGGTGAATGTGGATTTTTTGAAGTATATTCGTACTCATTGTGTGAAAAAGGTGATATACAACTTGCAAATGCACTCGCAAGTGATAAGGCTTTTGTGAGAAGCTCGCTTGCATTGGGTATTGGTGAATCGCTCGCAAAGAATGAATACTATGCGCCGCTCCTCGGTCTTTCGGATGTAAAGATTTTTGAGATTGGAAACGTATACAATGCAACAGGAGAACATTTGCGCGTGTGTCTAGGTGTGCGTCCTCTTACTCAAGCAAAAAAATCTGAGAAGACAAACGCAATGCTTCTTGAGGCTAAAGAAAAACTCGAGTCGGCATTTGGCGTTGATGTGAACGAATATATTTCTGAAGAGACGCTCGAGTTTGATCTTGGTGTTATTGCACAAACACATATCCTCACACAGCCGGAGTTTGCACCCGTTGCACAGGCTACTCAGTTTGTACCGATGTCATCGTATCCGTTTGTGTTGCGTGATATTGCAGTGTGGATTCCTGATGGTACAGGAAAGGGAGAAGATATTGTGGCTCTAGTAAAAGAGAAAGGTGGCACACTTTTTGTTCGTGCTGATTTATTTGATACGTTTACCAAAGATGGTCGCACATCGTACGCGTACCACCTTGTATTTCAGTCACGTGAAAAAACACTTTCAGATGAAGATATTAATAGCATTATGAATGCGGTCACGGAAGCATTGAATGCGCGTGATGGTTGGGTAGTACGATAGTATGCGTTTAGATATTCCCTTTATTTCTCAGTACGATGCACGTGTTCCAGAAAGCTGGCGTCCACGTGCGTGTAGTGTGACAAATCTCTACATGGTTCTTTCGTTTTTTAATACTACGGAAAATGTAACCACTACGTCGCTCATTCAAGAAGGGGAGTCAATAGGTGCGTACGGTCCGCGTGGGTGGACACATGAAGGTATTGTTCGTCTTGCACGCAATCATGGAATACGTGCATATGCACAGGAATTTCGAAGCTCGAATACCACATGTGAGGAAAAGCTTACTACAGAAGGAATAGAAAAAATCAAAGAAGTGCTTGCAAGCGGGTGTCCGACCATTGTATCTGTTCAAAAGGAAAACGGGTCGTACCACACGATT encodes the following:
- the rpsB gene encoding 30S ribosomal protein S2 yields the protein MTTGTDIQTVVKDLFAAGAHYGYPKSRRHPTTKKYIFGVKNNVEIFDLEKTAEALNEVCDFVENLAATGKKVLFVGGKREAQSAIRSVASAADAPFVAGRWVGGTLSNFDIIRKRVEKLLTLSDEREKGTLTKYTKKERLMIDRQIKRLDEMFGGIRTLTQLPGAVVVVDPRFEKIARAEALMLKIPLIALANSDCDIRDIKYVVPCNDASIATITHVVGRIAKAYSTGTQRAPKKVVTPERKPFTAEDRPLRRPVRVAPARK
- a CDS encoding elongation factor Ts, which produces MTITVEDVKQLRDRTGLPLNQCKDALEGAGGDIEKALELLREKGAIIAAKKSDRALGSGSIQAYIHNNGSIGALAELQCETDFVARNPEFQALAKDFAMQIAATDDTILEAGAEEILKQPFFKNPDMTLGGLIDGAVQKFGERTQLGRFCKYTV
- the pheS gene encoding phenylalanine--tRNA ligase subunit alpha, with protein sequence MEQKGFYHPLTAAIRDFERIFRGMGFSVATGPEIEDEWHNFTALNVPKDHPARDMQDTFWLPDGRVMRTHTSPVQVRYMETHKPPIRIIVPGKVYRNEATDMTHEAQFYQLEGLVVSEDTTLAHLKGVLETFFREFFGGSVEVRLRPSFFGFTEPSVEVDMRLTGEHVSPKLRDRWIEVMGAGMVHPNVLNNAGIDPKRYQGFAFGGGVERLCMLKWGIDDVRLFHTGDLRLTMQFPTE
- a CDS encoding C39 family peptidase encodes the protein MRLDIPFISQYDARVPESWRPRACSVTNLYMVLSFFNTTENVTTTSLIQEGESIGAYGPRGWTHEGIVRLARNHGIRAYAQEFRSSNTTCEEKLTTEGIEKIKEVLASGCPTIVSVQKENGSYHTITVVGESDVGFLCHDPEIGEYQEVSLETFLKRWRKLAIFFEV